In Kwoniella dejecticola CBS 10117 chromosome 6, complete sequence, a genomic segment contains:
- a CDS encoding chitin synthase 1, translated as MISNIGYYLAEDRILCFEIVAKKKANWVLKFVKSAVGETDCPDTIPEFIAQRRRWLNGSFFAAVYSLIHVAQIWRSDHSLLRKLALMLEFAYNALNLLFSWFSLANFYIFFVILTRA; from the exons ATGATATCCAACATAGGGTAC TATCTTGCCGAAGACCGTATTTTATGTTTCGAGATCGT tgccaagaagaaagcaaatTGGGTCCTCAAATTTGTCAAATCGGCCGTCGGCGAGACTGACTGCCCCGATACGATTCCCGAATTCATTGCTCAACGAAGAAG ATGGCTGAATGGATCTTTCTTCGCGGCG GTGTACTCGCTCATTCACGTGGCCCAAATTTGGCGATCCGATCACTCGCTGTTGAGAAAACTGGCTCTCATGCTGGAATTTGCCTACAATGCGCTGAATCTCTTGTTCTCCTGGTTCTCACTGGCGAATTTTTACATATTCTTT GTGATTCTGACCAGAGC GTGA